The stretch of DNA GGATGACAGGGCGCCGTTCTGGGAATCAATTCTGGCGGCATGTCTCTATTGTGAAGGGGGCGAGCTGTCGACGAAATACCTGGCAGCCGTTGCCCGGTTTATCGATCTCAATTTGCAAAACAACAACGCCGAATGGTTCCTCGATCAGGTGGCGCTGGCCGTCGTAGAAAATGAGCTTAGCGCGCTGGAAAAAATGGCGATAGGCCGCGTTCAGGTGGACACGCTGGTGGATGCGGAACACGGCGAGGATGCGTTTAGCTGGGTACTGAGTCGCTCCGATGCCGAGAGCGAAGAGTATCGTCGATACAAAGCGTCGCTGTTGGAAAAGTACCGCGCGTTAATCGGTTGAGTCAGAGTTTAATTTCTCAAAATAATGGATAAGCGTAACGTGAGTCAGTATTACCCGGATCATCGTATTTCGCCCGCAGCTATTCAGGCTGCAGCCTCTCTCTACCATCTGTCCACGGTGGGGCCCGAGTGTGCCCGCATCCTTGAAATAGGGTGCGGTGAGGGAATGAGCATTGCGGCCCACGCGCTGGCGTACCCGGAAAGTCAGGTGATAGGGATTGATATTGATGAAAGCCTTATTGCCGCCGGACAGCGCCATATCCAGGCATTGGGGCTGAGTAATATTGAGCTGTTCACCGCCGGGCTGAGCGATATCCTGGGCATCGAGGGCGGGGAATTTGACTACATCCTGGTGCGCGGCGTTTTCTCTTTACTCGGCAGTCAGGAGCGAGAAGCGCTTTTGCTGTGGTGTCGGCAAAACCTGTCTGCATCCGGCGTTATCTGCCTGCACTGGTATCCTTCCACCGGTGACCACGAGACGGCGGCTATCCGCGATGCTCTTAGCTACCATGCTGCGCGTGATGGCAATAGCGATCCTGAAGCACAGGTCAATGCTGCGCGCGGCATGCTGAGCTATCTGGCGATGACCCTGCCGGAAGGCATGCTTAAAGTCCGGATTGAAGAGGCCGAGAAAGAGAGCGACCTCTCCCTGACCCTGCGCTATCTCTCTCCTGGCACGGCATCCCTGTCGTTTAGCGAATTTTGCCATCAGGCCAGCGAGCTGGGATTGAGCTATGTCGGCGATGCGGTGCCTCAGTATGAGTTGCCGCATTCCTATGGTGAAAAAGTGGCGGCGTTACACGCCCTGGTTGCCGGGCAGCAACGCATTGCCGCCCAGCAATATCTGGACTTTGCGGTATCGCGCCGCGAACGCTTCAGCCTGCTTAGCGCGACCAGCGCAGAGCAACATTTCCCGGCATTACCGGACAGCTCTCGCCTCGACGCGCTTTATTGGGCCGGGAACTTTAGCCGCAAAATGAACGAGCACGGCAATATATTGAACGGCCATGTTGGCGGCAATGGGCAGCTGTCGAGCAGCGAAAACCCGGTGACTTTACGTGTGCTGGATGTGCTGGGGGCCGCCTGGCCATTCAGCCTGAGCTTTGAACAACTGGTCATTAACTGTCGTCAGCCGGAAGATAACGCTGACGTTCGGGCAGCGGTGCTGAAAGTGCTGGAAGACTTGTTTGTTATTCAGCCTTCCGGCCTGTACTGGAGCTGCACTCCGCAGGCGTACGATCGGGCTGAGAATGACACGTTGGAGGCTATTTCCCCGCTTAAAAACGGTGAGTCTGAAGGGAATGCCCCGCAGATATTTCAGAACCTCCGGGGAGAGGAGTTCTCTCTGACGCCCGAAGAATGGCGCTACTTGCAACAGGGTTTGACCGGCGTGGATGCGCAAGCGTGGCAGTGTTTTATGTCACTGCGTAATAAAGGCGCGCTGACGGGCACCTCGATGGCATGGAAAAAGCAGTACCAGCTTTTTTTACGTACGGGAAATAGACAATTTTTGCTGCCGCTGTTGAACACTTTGCTGCTGCTTAGCGTTTCGGAACAGCGGGGAGGCTTGCTCAGTAAAGACGTGAATGACTTACCCCAGCGTGAATCAGAGGGTGGGGAAGATATTTATGACCGGATTAACCATTTAATTGGTGAGAAAAAGATTCAGAATGCAAAAACGCTGGCTGAGCAACTGCTGATAGAGAACCCGGAAGATATTGCCGCGCTTCGCTGCTATTCGCGAACCCTCGTGTTATCCAATCGCTGGGAAGAGGCCATTGAGGTTCTTTGCCGCCTGATGGGGCACTATTTCTCAAGTCTGGATATTTATTACGACCTGGCGACAGGCTTACAGAAAACAAACAAGCATTATTACGCCATTACCCTCTTGCAGGGCCTGCTGAGGCTGGAAGATAACAACGTTAATTTTTGGCATAGCCTGGCCTACTCTTATTACCAACTGGGCGAAATGTCGCTGGCGGAAAAATGTTCTCGCGCCTCGCTGCGCAGCGAGGGGGTAAAGGCAATTCACTATGCCACCATGGGCGTGATTCTCAGCGACAGTCAAAAACTCGATGAGGCGGCCTGGTTCCTTAACAAAGCCATAGAGCTTGATCCGAGCCATTTTGATTACTTTACCGCGCTGCTTTTTGCCATGACCCACGATCATAAGGTGACGGCAGAGCAGCTCTTCCAGAAACACCAGCAGTACGGTGAGGCGGTGGGGAAATGGGCTAAAGACTGTAATCTACAGCTGCCCTACCGTGGCAAAAAAGATCCTGATAAAAAACTGCGCGTGGGCTTTGTTTCCGGGGACTTACGTAAACATCCTGTGAGCCACTTCTTAGAGCCGTTCTGGGATGGGCTGGACAGAGAACATTTTGAGCTTGTGGGCTACAGCGTCTCTTATGTCCATGACGAGGTCACCGACCATCTTGCAGCCGGCTCGGTGCTGTGGCGACAGGTGGACAGGTTAAGTAACCAGCAGCTTGCCGAGCAAATTTATCAGGACGGGATTGATATCCTGTTCGATCTCTCCGGGCATACCTCAGACAACCGGCTACCGGCGTTTGCGCTGCGCCCGGCCCCGGTGCAAATCTCCTGGATTGGTTACCCTGGGACGACCGGTTTAAGCACGATGGATTATCGCATTGTGACCGCGACCCTTGCTGAGCCAGCCGATCTTGAACAGCAGCTGACCGAAAGCATCATGTTTATTGAGATGCGTAAGTTCTTTGAGCCCGATCCGCAAAGTCCTGATATTGCGCCACTCCCGGCGCTTAAAAATGGCTATCTGACCTTCGGCAGCTTCAATCGTCCTAAAAAAATCAACGATGAAGTGCTTAGGGTCTGGGCCACTATTCTGACGCAGTGTCCTGACGCCAAATTTATTATCGGTTTTATGAACGATGAAAAAATGGTGGCCGGGATGACGAGGAAGCTCGAACGGCTGGGTATTGACCCGTCGCGCCTGATTTTCAAGAAAAGAGCGCCGTTGCTCGATTATCTGGCCTACCACCATGAAATAGACATTTTGCTTGATGCGTTTCCTTATTCTGGCGGCACCACAAGCAACCATGCCTGCTGGATGGGCGTGCCGACGCTGACGCTCTGTGGCGCAACGATGGCTGCCCGTCAGGGCGTCGATATTATGCGTATTCATGGGCTGGAGGAGTTTATTGCCTACGGCGAAGAGGATTACATCCGGAAGGCATTGAGCTGGCAAGACCGGGTCGCCGAACTCAGTGAAATACGTCTGACGATGCGTGACAGAATGCCGACGGAAACCGCGGATGGCTTTAACGTCGCGGACACCTTTGGGCGAGCGTTGCGGGAAGCATGGCGAATTTACTGTGCCGGTGAAGCACGCCGGACGTTCACCGTATTGGAATAAGGCGCGGGTGCGCGCCAACTGGTTTCACACCGAGGTGTACTATGAAAAATATTTTTGTCACCAGCCCTCTGCTCCCGCCGCTTGAGGAGTTTATTCCTTACCTGGAGCAAATCTGGGGAAATAAATACCTGACTAACAACGGGCCTTTTCATCAGCAGCTTGAGCAGGCGCTAGCCGATTATCTGGGTGTAAAACACCTTTCGCTGTTCTCAAACGGCACGCTGGCGCTGCTCACGGCGTTTCAGACGCTGCGATTGAGCGGGGAAGTCATTACCACGCCTTACTCCTTTGTCGCCACCTCGCACAGCCTTTTGTGGAACGGCCTGACGCCGGTATTTGCCGATATAAATCCGCAGACTTTTAATATCAACGCCGA from Cedecea neteri encodes:
- a CDS encoding methyltransferase domain-containing protein; amino-acid sequence: MDKRNVSQYYPDHRISPAAIQAAASLYHLSTVGPECARILEIGCGEGMSIAAHALAYPESQVIGIDIDESLIAAGQRHIQALGLSNIELFTAGLSDILGIEGGEFDYILVRGVFSLLGSQEREALLLWCRQNLSASGVICLHWYPSTGDHETAAIRDALSYHAARDGNSDPEAQVNAARGMLSYLAMTLPEGMLKVRIEEAEKESDLSLTLRYLSPGTASLSFSEFCHQASELGLSYVGDAVPQYELPHSYGEKVAALHALVAGQQRIAAQQYLDFAVSRRERFSLLSATSAEQHFPALPDSSRLDALYWAGNFSRKMNEHGNILNGHVGGNGQLSSSENPVTLRVLDVLGAAWPFSLSFEQLVINCRQPEDNADVRAAVLKVLEDLFVIQPSGLYWSCTPQAYDRAENDTLEAISPLKNGESEGNAPQIFQNLRGEEFSLTPEEWRYLQQGLTGVDAQAWQCFMSLRNKGALTGTSMAWKKQYQLFLRTGNRQFLLPLLNTLLLLSVSEQRGGLLSKDVNDLPQRESEGGEDIYDRINHLIGEKKIQNAKTLAEQLLIENPEDIAALRCYSRTLVLSNRWEEAIEVLCRLMGHYFSSLDIYYDLATGLQKTNKHYYAITLLQGLLRLEDNNVNFWHSLAYSYYQLGEMSLAEKCSRASLRSEGVKAIHYATMGVILSDSQKLDEAAWFLNKAIELDPSHFDYFTALLFAMTHDHKVTAEQLFQKHQQYGEAVGKWAKDCNLQLPYRGKKDPDKKLRVGFVSGDLRKHPVSHFLEPFWDGLDREHFELVGYSVSYVHDEVTDHLAAGSVLWRQVDRLSNQQLAEQIYQDGIDILFDLSGHTSDNRLPAFALRPAPVQISWIGYPGTTGLSTMDYRIVTATLAEPADLEQQLTESIMFIEMRKFFEPDPQSPDIAPLPALKNGYLTFGSFNRPKKINDEVLRVWATILTQCPDAKFIIGFMNDEKMVAGMTRKLERLGIDPSRLIFKKRAPLLDYLAYHHEIDILLDAFPYSGGTTSNHACWMGVPTLTLCGATMAARQGVDIMRIHGLEEFIAYGEEDYIRKALSWQDRVAELSEIRLTMRDRMPTETADGFNVADTFGRALREAWRIYCAGEARRTFTVLE